Below is a genomic region from Persicimonas caeni.
CTGTGGTTGTAGGCGATGTCCTTGAAGATCTCGAGCGCTTCACGGAAGTGGTTGAAGTCGTAATAGGTACGCGCCAAGTTGTATTTGACGTCGACGATACGCTCGCCGTCGGGCGCGTGCTTCATGTAGCGCTCGAGCGCGTGGATGAACTTTTTGTGAAGGTCGGGGATCTCCTTAGGCTTGGGCGGCTCCTTCTTGGCCTGCTCACCGTCCTTCTTCTCGTCCTTCTCATCGCTGGTCTCGTCGTCGACCTTGGCGATGCTGCTCTCGGCAATCTCCGCCTGCTCCTCGGAGGTGTCGACCACCTTGAAGTACGCCAACACCGCCGCGTGGACCGCATCTTCGGTGTACTTGCCCTTCGGGTCGATATCGATGACCTTCTCGTAGCTCTCGGCGGCCTTCTCCCACTGCTGCAGTTTGTAGAGCAGTTCAGCGTAGAAGAACGTCGTGGTGTACTTCTTGGGGGAGTCCGGGAAGGTCTCCAGGTAGTGCTTGTAGAGGTGGTAAGCCATCGAGTACAGGTCGGCGTTTTTGGTCTTCTGCGCCTCGCGGTGGTACTGAGTGGCCCACTGGCGAACCAACGACTCGACGCGCTTTCGCTTGCGGTCGTAGTTCTGCTCTTTGGTGTCACCGAATTTGTCTTGGTCGGCGTACTGCACCAGCTTCATCAGACGGACCAACTCTTTGATCGACTTGACGCTGTAGGCGTTGGAGACCGTCTGGTTGCGCACGATCTCGTACTGGTAGTCGATCGTCTTGACGCTGGTCTTGTTGAGCTTGATGAGCTGTCGGTACATGCGCGTCGAGTCGCGCGTGTTGCCCATGTCGCCGTAGTGGATCGCCAGGCGCTCGGCCAACTTGAGCCAAGTCTCCTTGTCGTCGTTGGTGATATCCTTGAGGAAGGGGATTGCCTTTTTCGGGTTACCCACGTGCGAGTACGTGCGCACGATGTCCTTGCGCGCCTGCTTGATCAACGCCTTGCTCTGGGGGTGGTTCGGGTGCTTCTTGGCGTACTTGATCACGTTGATGAACGTGTCGAGCGCCTTGTCCTTCTGGGCCATGTTGAAATAGCACCAGCCCGCCTTGTACTTGGCGTAGGCGTAGACCTCCGAATCCTTGTACTGAGCGGCCTTCTTGTAGGCCTTGAGCGCGTTTTGGGCGTCGTCGTTGTTGAAGTAGTACTCACCGAACGACAAGAGCACGTTGGGCACGTACTTGGTGTTGGGGAAGTCGCGGATGAGGCGCTTGAAGATCTTGATCGCCTCTTCCTGCTTGCCGATCTCTTGAAGGTTGGTCCCCAAGTAAAAGAGCACCTTGTCGAGATCTTTGAAATTCGGGTGGTTCTGATAGATATCGACGTAGAGCTGGACGGCTTCCTTCTTGAGCCGCTCGGCCTCGTCGAGCATGCGCTGCATGGAGGCGCGGCATTGCTTGGCCTTTTGCTTGTTGCCCTTGTCGTCGAGGGTGTAGCACTGGTCCTGTTTTTTGAACGCCGTCATCTCGTAGTACTTCGACTTGTCCCAGTACATCTCGGACAAGTTGAACAGGTACTCGGCGCACTTGGGGTTGCTCTGGGGGCAGCTGTCGATGAGCTTCTTGAGCTGGACGATCTGCTCGTCGAGCCGGCGCACGTTCTCGACTTGCTTGGTGGGAATCGAACTCGAGGCGCTGACATTCGGACCTTCCTCCTCGCCTTCGAGGGAGGGTCGCTCCTTTTGGTCCTTGGCCTCGGCGACCTGAACGGTCTTCTCTTCCTTCTCTTTTTCTTCGGGTGCCCCTTCCTGGGCCCATCCTTGCGCGGGCAGCGCGAGGCACAACGCGGCGAGGAGCGCAGCGGCAAGCAGGCGCGCCTTGGTGTTGTCGGACGAGCGGTTGAAGAAAGCGATCATCTGGTGCTCCTTGAAGCTAGTCATCGAGCGCGCCGCCAACAGTCGGCGCCGAGGCGGCCGCGCCCAGCTCACACGTGTGCGCTCAGCGGCTGCACTCCGAGTTGATGTTGAAGACATAGGCCCCCAACTCGTCTCGCCAGTATTCCCCGTCGAACGTCCAATACATTTGCTCGTCACTGATCTTAATCTCGGGCGAATCGGTGACATTCCCCTGGACGTTCATGCCCGCGCGGATGTCTGCCTCGATCTGGCCCTGCTCGGCGCGGGCGACCTCGAACGTGATCTCTTCCTTCTGCATGATCAGCTCTTCGAGCTCGCGCACCACACGCTGCAGGCGCTGCTGAGCTACGGTGCCAGCGTCGCTGACCGCGAAGCTCAACGCCAACTCGGACTCCTGCAAAAGCGAAGTTCCCAGCGGACTCGACTGCCAAGCGTCGGGCATGGTGCCGATCTTCTCTTTCTCTTTTCGAATCGTGTCGACGAGGTCGAACTTACGCTCGACCTGAGCGTCGTCCAGCGCAGCATCCAAGATCTGGTAGACCTGCGGGTCGAACTCGGCGCTGCCGCCTTCGAGCTTCTCGAGCCACTCGAACATTGCGGTCGGATCTTGATAGTCGGTCAATACCGCCTGCACATCGTCTTTGAGGGGAGCGTAGTAGTAATCGAAGTCCTCGAGTACGTAGCGCACACGCTCGTACTTGCAGTTGTAGAAGAAGATCACCGCCGACAGAATCGGCCCCTCGGGGAAGTAGGCGTCGGCGAAAAACGGCGAGTTCAGGCTGTGCAGGTTGCCCAGCGCCTTGTTGTAATCGTCGGTCTGGAAGAAGGCCCAGCTCGACTCGAACAGCGCCTGCGGCCAGCGCACCGAACTGCGGTCGATATTCGAGTAGTATTTGAGGCTCGTGCCGTAGTCGCCCGTCGAGTAGAACACGCGCGCCATGCCGAAGGTCGTCAGCTCCTTGAGCTCTTGCTCCTCGGGAGTCAGTGCTGTGCTCTCTTCTTTGGAGCGAAGGTGGGAGAGCACCGTCTTGAACTCTTGGACGGCGGGCTTGGCCTCGTAGTTGGCCACGTGGGTGATCGCAGCGATGTAGTGCGCCTTTCCATAGTGCTCACTGCGCTTGCTGACCGCGGTCAGAAGGCGAAGTGCTTCCGCATTGTTCATCTGCTGGTACAGATGGCGGCCTACCAAGTAGGCGAACTGGTCGCGGTACTTTTCGGGAACATCTTGCGGGTAATAGCTGGCGTAGGGAGCCAGTCGCTGCATCAGCGAGGGGTCACCGGGAATGACATCGGTCAACAGGACCAGGCCACGCAACGTGGGCAGATAATACGGGTGCGACTCTCCGGCGTCGACGATGCGGCCGAAGTAGCTCAAAGCCCCCTGATACAACTCCATTCGCAGCAGCGTCTTTCCGAGTTCATACTCGGCTTCGGGCACATAGGCCTCGGCGGCCACGTCTTCCGAGGAGACCACCTTGTAGAACATCAGGCTGGCCTCGTCGTACTTCTTCTGTTCGTAGAGCTTTTTGCCCTCGGCCAGAAGGTCCGCAAAGGGGCCGGTCTTCTCGGGAGAGGCTTCCTCTTCGACTTCTTCTTCGCCGAAGGACATCGTGCC
It encodes:
- a CDS encoding tetratricopeptide repeat protein — protein: MTSFKEHQMIAFFNRSSDNTKARLLAAALLAALCLALPAQGWAQEGAPEEKEKEEKTVQVAEAKDQKERPSLEGEEEGPNVSASSSIPTKQVENVRRLDEQIVQLKKLIDSCPQSNPKCAEYLFNLSEMYWDKSKYYEMTAFKKQDQCYTLDDKGNKQKAKQCRASMQRMLDEAERLKKEAVQLYVDIYQNHPNFKDLDKVLFYLGTNLQEIGKQEEAIKIFKRLIRDFPNTKYVPNVLLSFGEYYFNNDDAQNALKAYKKAAQYKDSEVYAYAKYKAGWCYFNMAQKDKALDTFINVIKYAKKHPNHPQSKALIKQARKDIVRTYSHVGNPKKAIPFLKDITNDDKETWLKLAERLAIHYGDMGNTRDSTRMYRQLIKLNKTSVKTIDYQYEIVRNQTVSNAYSVKSIKELVRLMKLVQYADQDKFGDTKEQNYDRKRKRVESLVRQWATQYHREAQKTKNADLYSMAYHLYKHYLETFPDSPKKYTTTFFYAELLYKLQQWEKAAESYEKVIDIDPKGKYTEDAVHAAVLAYFKVVDTSEEQAEIAESSIAKVDDETSDEKDEKKDGEQAKKEPPKPKEIPDLHKKFIHALERYMKHAPDGERIVDVKYNLARTYYDFNHFREALEIFKDIAYNHSEHRLAVIAANLHLDTLNLLNDFEGLHKAVVGYIEKEPIDDGPFMDSVNTLNVQIRFKICTVHDEKEQWKDAAKCFVQFYRDFPQSEYVDKALYNAALDFERMRDLGKAIKVRVFLLKATPQSPLAPKTLYNIGGNYHALAVYSQAAKFYELFVANFPEHEKAEPALANASEFRYGLGDYDRAIKDYEHYLKLFGKKKPERAAIAYFQIARIYEKQGEERKALKQYQRFLREYEKKSDYDRILKAHAAIGMYYWDEGGPRNKRRALKEFKKTLDIYTSLDEKTQGELSDGRDAAARAKFMIGEDVFQEMAEITIKSANEKELQKRIKKKMEVAEKAQKIFEQVILFKRPDWAIAALYRIGAQYQNFAETVRNSPVPKRLTYDQEEIYKGLLEDRASMIENKAVQAYKQALDVALKQNWFNEYSKKAEIQLAKLRPREYRKPSELRAEPEHLNPGFMRSAFITKMKEEDRLQDFDQGTTEDAAEDAVESSDVEGEGAAEGDETADAS
- a CDS encoding tetratricopeptide repeat protein, which produces MSKRFLSGFLVLLAIQLVAVSQAGAQGTMSFGEEEVEEEASPEKTGPFADLLAEGKKLYEQKKYDEASLMFYKVVSSEDVAAEAYVPEAEYELGKTLLRMELYQGALSYFGRIVDAGESHPYYLPTLRGLVLLTDVIPGDPSLMQRLAPYASYYPQDVPEKYRDQFAYLVGRHLYQQMNNAEALRLLTAVSKRSEHYGKAHYIAAITHVANYEAKPAVQEFKTVLSHLRSKEESTALTPEEQELKELTTFGMARVFYSTGDYGTSLKYYSNIDRSSVRWPQALFESSWAFFQTDDYNKALGNLHSLNSPFFADAYFPEGPILSAVIFFYNCKYERVRYVLEDFDYYYAPLKDDVQAVLTDYQDPTAMFEWLEKLEGGSAEFDPQVYQILDAALDDAQVERKFDLVDTIRKEKEKIGTMPDAWQSSPLGTSLLQESELALSFAVSDAGTVAQQRLQRVVRELEELIMQKEEITFEVARAEQGQIEADIRAGMNVQGNVTDSPEIKISDEQMYWTFDGEYWRDELGAYVFNINSECSR